In the Primulina eburnea isolate SZY01 chromosome 15, ASM2296580v1, whole genome shotgun sequence genome, TAGTCATCCATTCACTGTATCCAAATAGAAAAAAAGAATTGAAGAAAGATAAAATTCACATGGTTGGATATAATGAATTGGAGTTTGGATTGTATATAAATCCAATATCACCAGCATATTTCATgtctattaattaaaaaaattgaaatattaattaatatgatATAAAAATAGGAAAAAGAATTGAAGAAAGATGAAATCTTGTATGAAAGTAAAAACAGAACACCGTGAGTAACATGAAAATTTAGTGAAATAAAAGCATTTTCACATTATGATTGtatgaaaagaaaatgagaagaaaaattttgaatGATGGAAGAAAAGGGCAAGAAAATGAATGCAGGATCTGCAAAATCTAACACCCAAAACCGCGAGAAGGGATCCTGGAAACGTCTCGTTTGTTTGTCAGGGCGTGTATAAATAAGAAACAGCGAATTTCAGTTTCATCCCACCAAGAAACCCTCCTAAACCTGCTGCCCCGTGTTGTTTGTTTGATTCGAAATCCTGCAAAACAACTGAGAAAATTATTCAGCATCATCAGTCTTTTTGTTTGTTGTTTACGTCCAATcgtactgattttttttttcagttatTATTAGTGGTGTTCTGCCCTGCCGTGATATATTGACGCTTGGCCAGTTGGTGCATTCACAAAACGGAGCCTCTTCTCTTCAATTCCAATGTAATTTCATCGCCTAGTTAGCCCACCCGTGATTTGTGATTTTCTTTTTACTGCAATGGGCTCATGGTTTTGGAGCTGGGTTATGGAACTTTTGCATTGTTGATAGGTTTTGCTACCTTTTCTGCGGAGGATTTCTTGAGCTTCTTCtttgcaaaaaaataaaataaaatttgttgGGCTAAAAACTACTTGAAAAGCAACTTTTTTTTATAGTAGTTTATATTGTGTTGGTTGTTTCTTTAGGGTTTAAACAGGTGTGTTTATGTATGCTTTTTAGAATTCAGTTCTCCTGTGGTTGCTGAGTTATTAGCTGTGGCCGTATCAGTCATGATTAACTTGATTGAATTCATGTTTATAGTGCCTAATCATTGGCTTTTTAAGCGACTTTGCATGAAAATGGatatttttgaatgaaaaaataacaaaaagaaGAGGTGAAgtgaaaagtaaaaaaaatgagAATAATTTCACGAAGATCTGAATTCCATTATGAGATGTATGTTTCAAATAGCcattttttaatatttcttgCGATGATCTGTAGGTTGGATCTGACTTTCTGTACTTTAGGTTAGATCAATTTGCACCTCGGTTAAATAATATCCTTGTTGTGTACTAGTCTTTGATTTTTCTATTACAAATTATGAAAATAGAAATGTTTCAGATGAAATAATCTGCACTTGGTGATAATACCTGATGATATTAGTAGAAGAATTGAGAAAATGCTATTGTTCTGATATCTTTATGTTATCTCTTTGTTGAACAATCACAAGATTCAGAGTATTTTTGTTATCGGTCCGAATCATGTGTGGAATAGACATGGTTTTATGTTTATATATTATTTGGTTTTGACACGAGGAAAATAAGCTATGACTATTACCACAACTAAATTAACGGTTATGTCCAGAATTCGTTACTATTAATTTTTTCAGGTGTGGTCAACTATATGTGTTATATAGTTACTTTAGGGATCATCTTCCTTATATTCTTTCTCCTTTAACATTTTATTCTGTAATACTAGGTTTTGTGGTCGTTATCCCTTTTAtttgttaatattttttttccatatGACCATTAGCTCGTTCAAATATATAAACTAATATTTGGTGCTTTTGCATTATTGTTACAGAAATTGGCCATTATCTTGAAATGGTCAATAATCCTCAGTTCACTGGCATGCAGGTATGGATTTTAGATGGTCTCACAAACATTTCAATTTGAGATTGGTTTTTAAAGTTATCGAAGAAATTTGAATGTTCTGTTTGTGTATATAGGTCGTTGTGCATTTATATTATTTTCTACGTAATATGTTATTCTTATGTTGGCTATTTAGCTTAACGTATTAAACATCTCATAATACTAACGCCTGAAGGAATCTTCAGGCGAGTAACtcaaacaactaaaagagaAACACGTATCGTATCCtactaattataatttattgagCAGCCTTCCATATATCCTACTAACTACAGTTTCTTGAAGCCTCTGCACCTACAGTCTGTCACATTATAATGTGCCAAAAATTATGAAGtgcaaagttattttaaaagataacaagtttcaaatttaaatcatatgaaTGATGGTAAAATAAATTTTCGGGATGAACACTTGTAGCCTTCCAATGTGTTCTAGTCAGATTACATGTCAAAAACCAGAACTCCCTCAGCCATTTAGAAGCATTCATGGCATATTTAACTACACACTTGGATTTGTTTCTATAACATTGATGACATGTCACCACTCATACATTGTTTTTAGTTTCTAATACTAAATCTCTTTTGACGATCTTATTTTCCagcttttttttattttgagtaaTTATACACGCAACAAGCCTTATTCCTTTTGTCTTTATTAACATGATATCGTGGGAAAAAGGCTCTCCGGCCTCGCATAGTTGGTGGTCATGTGGGTCCTCCTCCTAGTCCTCTTCCTCCCATGTCGATGCAAGTAAGGTTTACTTGGATCTTATTTCAAATGgggtatttttaaaggttttcCTTGTAATCTTTGCCCTAGAAGAACTATTAATTATCATTTCATTTCAGTTTCGACCAGCAGTTCCGCCCCCGCCCCTGCCACAGCCGCCTCAACCATACATTCCTGTGACTCCTCAGCAATTTCAGCCAGTTGGACATTCAATCATGGGGATGCCTCCTCATCCCATGCCAATTCAGTATCCTCAAGGAGCGCCACCGCCTCCCCCACTCCCCCCAGCTCAAAGAACTGGTCTTGTTCTGCCGCAAGGACCACCGCTGCCGCTGACAGATTTCCAGCCTAATAGACCTGTGATGCCTGCTCCTGTTCAGCCTCAAATCTCGAATAATTTGATGCCTGGTTTTTCTGGTCCTGTTATTTCTCCAGCGGCATACACTGTAAATATCCTCAGAAGGCCTCCCTAGTTGTGAAGTTGTGTCTTTCAAGGTCATTATTTATTAACATTTATGGCTTTGTTTTTCAGGTATCCTCGTCATCTAGTGGCCTACAACAAATGAATGTGGGCTCAATATCTCAGAATCAGCCGATGCCCCAGACCAATGTTCCTAATTTTTCTATCAGTGGACACCCATGGTATCCTATGGGAAATCAGAACCCGCAATCGACCATCCAACCACAGCAAGAGGTGGAACAAGGTGCTGGAGGACAACCGTGGTTTACAACTGGGAACCAGAATATAAAACCTGTTACCCCTTTGCAGCAGACCGGGGAGCAAAATGCTAGTGCACAACAATTGTTTCCAAGTGCAAATCAGAATGTACAATCCGGAATACCTTCTCAGCAGACTGAGGAACTCACTGTCACGGTCAGTCCAGTGACAATTTTCTGAAGTGGTTCTGATATTCCTTCTCTGCTGTATGTAAAAAATAGTTGGCCACTCCACTTTCTTTTGTTTAAGACTACGATTCTTGATTTTTTCGATTTCAGGGGACAATTACCAAGCCTGCCCTCATCGAAAAGGCTTTATCAGAATGGAAAGAACACTGCTCTCGTGATGGAAAAAAGTATTATATTTGTTAAGCATCTTATATCATGCTATTCATATCGATTGAAATGTTTTCTTTGTTTTATGGTATTTGAGCTTGTTAACATCTCTGCTGTATGAATTTGATGATTAATAAATTAACTTGACTATGATATGTTCTATAATTACGTCTGCATGAGTGACTAGAAAGTTTATTCCGTTTGAGCTATGCTCTTATATTTTCAGTTGTCAAATCCTGATGTATCTCAACTGCAGATATTATTACAACAAACGGACAGGGATTTCTCTGTGGGAGAAGCCGTTAGAGTTGATGACCCCGACTGAGGCGAGACATACTTCAACCTTTGCTTTAGATTAGATCTATTTCTTGTACTTCTCcaatttgtttgagataatgACACGAGTTGTCCCGGACTCAATTTTTGTGAACGTCTTGTCCTTGTGTCATTTGCCCAAATGTTTTCGATTGAGTCTTTTGGTGCATCATTGGAATCTGATTCCCGAAAATGACATTCCTTAATCACAGACTTCCATATTTTCCAGTTCTTTTTCTATGCGTTATCAATTCATTTCACGATGTTCTAATATTACAGAGGGCTGATGCATCAACTGGCTGGAGAGAGTTCACTACTCCCGAAGGAAGAAAGTGCGTAACTTAATAGTTTTATGGTGTTTGCTTCTATTGCggtaaaataaagaaaatcactcatttgttttgttttctaCCAATTATgttaattctagatttttttaACAGGTATTACTTCCATAAAGTTACCAAACGATCGAAGTGGGCCATTCCAGATGAAGTCAAGGTATTCTTATCTGATTCACCAAATATTGAACTTGCTAAAATAGAAAAATAACTATGCCACTTATTTAATGGTGTTTTTTGTCTGACATGTGTAaatgactgtatagttggctcGTGAACGGGCGACTGTGATTTCATGTGAAGGAACACCAGTAATGAAGCATGTTATTTCCATTGCCTCAGCTGGTGTTCCTACTTCTGAGACACCGGCTTCAATTCCGAATGCAAATAATTCATCTTCTCAGGGTGGTCAAAAAATTGTTTCAAGCCCAGTTTCAGTGGAACCTGCTGTTAATTCAGAACCTGCAGCCTTTTCTGGATTATCAGGCAAACAAGAGGAGGCTGCTTATACAAGAGTAGATGTAACAGGATCGCGTAATCCTTTAGAAATTGCTGCTTCAATGGTTGCGGCAGATACATCAGTTCCCATTGAGCTTGACAGCTCCATGACTGCACCAGTGTATATCATGTTTTCTTTAGTTATCCATTGAATATTCTTTTGATCCCCTAACATCTTAGCTTAAATGCAATGCTGTTGCAGGAGAACTGCTAATAGCATATCACCTCGGGAAGCTACACCACCGTCTGTCGATGAAACTTCAAATGGAGGTCTGGAGGTATTACTTCTTTAGTTTTTATTAATGTTTTTTGGTACTAAAAGATGCATTTTGTTACTCATTTTCCTTAAAATGTCACGTTGCTTGTTTATTTTTCTGCAGGAAACCAATGAAATATCTGTGATATCTGGAAGCGGGAGCATAATTGCACCTGAAGAGAAAAAAGTAGAGCATGGACCTGTTGTCTATGAGAGCAAAGAGGTATTGTGGATTGGTTATGTTCCTGTTCTATAGCTAATTAACTTTTGCTTGAGATATTAAGTTGTATGAGGGAAAGATCATTTagaatttttttgttaattCTTTATTTAGCTTAATGACATCATTCTCTCCTTCTATCTCTCTTTCCCCGGCTTTGGCTTTAGGAGGCGAAGAATGCTTTTAAAGTTCTTTTGGAAACAGCAAATGTTGGCTCAGATTGGAATTGGGACCAGGTCGGTTACTTTTTTGGACACTCTTGAAGATTTTGTGAGAAAATCTTTGATATAGACACTGTATCTAAGCAGGCCATGAGAGTGATAATAAATGACCGGAGATATGGTGCACTAAGAACTCTCGGTGAAAGAAAGCAGGCTTT is a window encoding:
- the LOC140813667 gene encoding pre-mRNA-processing protein 40A-like, with the translated sequence MVNNPQFTGMQALRPRIVGGHVGPPPSPLPPMSMQFRPAVPPPPLPQPPQPYIPVTPQQFQPVGHSIMGMPPHPMPIQYPQGAPPPPPLPPAQRTGLVLPQGPPLPLTDFQPNRPVMPAPVQPQISNNLMPGFSGPVISPAAYTVSSSSSGLQQMNVGSISQNQPMPQTNVPNFSISGHPWYPMGNQNPQSTIQPQQEVEQGAGGQPWFTTGNQNIKPVTPLQQTGEQNASAQQLFPSANQNVQSGIPSQQTEELTVTGTITKPALIEKALSEWKEHCSRDGKKYYYNKRTGISLWEKPLELMTPTERADASTGWREFTTPEGRKYYFHKVTKRSKWAIPDEVKLARERATVISCEGTPVMKHVISIASAGVPTSETPASIPNANNSSSQGGQKIVSSPVSVEPAVNSEPAAFSGLSGKQEEAAYTRVDVTGSRNPLEIAASMVAADTSVPIELDSSMTAPVRTANSISPREATPPSVDETSNGGLEETNEISVISGSGSIIAPEEKKVEHGPVVYESKEEAKNAFKVLLETANVGSDWNWDQAMRVIINDRRYGALRTLGERKQAFNEFVGQKRKQEVDERRARQKKVREDFKKMLDESEDLTSSTRWSKAASMFENDERFQAFERAKDREDLFEDHLEDLKKKERAKALEERKRHKTEYLDFLKSCDFIKANSQWRKIQHHLENDGRCSRLEKIERLEIFQVNICPYIPNLELVEEEQRKLRMEDMRKAERKNRDEFRKLMEEHVANGILAANTHWRDYCTKVKDMPAYLAVSSNTSGSKAKDLFEDVIDDLEKQYLEDKEKIEGAIKNGKTSLSTSCTLEDFKATLPKEITSAKISDINLKLVYNELMEITKEKEEKEAKKRKRLTEDFYDFLFTLKEITAFSKWEDCKPLVGDRFLGEESFFQEIFDNFIIELKEKAKEKERRRREEKAKKEKRREDKERKNKDRRAESKKGRERHKKGETDSDDSKSHSFEEKRRSRERSKKHRKRRMDHFDDASFDGDEKDRCRSHRHSTDNKKSKQIEKQSSTANVDPENESKKHKRDHRDGRNKDVDVKELKHQEPCEDGEVR